One Deltaproteobacteria bacterium DNA window includes the following coding sequences:
- a CDS encoding MBL fold metallo-hydrolase, with product YKIRKTWGHSVYKDALRLALDAKVKKFGLFHHNQERTDASIEEMIQNCRQVIGDQKADLECFGVYEGMEIQL from the coding sequence AATACAAAATAAGAAAAACCTGGGGGCACTCGGTTTATAAAGATGCGCTGAGGTTAGCCCTGGACGCTAAGGTAAAGAAATTTGGCTTGTTTCACCATAACCAGGAAAGAACAGACGCCAGCATAGAAGAAATGATCCAAAACTGCCGCCAGGTGATCGGGGATCAAAAGGCCGATCTGGAATGCTTTGGGGTTTATGAAGGGATGGAAATCCAGTTGTAG
- a CDS encoding ATP-binding cassette domain-containing protein — MVKIVFMDIVLEALDLAFSLDGRQIFQNLNFRLRRSEIYVVLGASGSGKSVLLKLCSGLFSPANGRVEIEGINLATASKKVSQAMRMKMGFVFQEAALISNMSIYDNVALPLRYHTGLKEAEVQARVAEKMNLFEVDRQYDRSIPAQLSLGMRKRAALARALVLEPELLFLDEPGTGLGGEAEYLVFKVLKEYHRQTRASFLMVTSEGHSAFTIADRIGLLENGRIVAEGPAQEIQERLAKVKQPGS, encoded by the coding sequence GTGGTCAAAATCGTTTTTATGGACATTGTTCTTGAAGCCCTTGACCTTGCTTTCAGCCTTGACGGAAGGCAAATCTTCCAGAACCTGAACTTTCGCTTACGGCGGAGCGAAATTTATGTGGTTCTGGGGGCGAGCGGCAGCGGAAAGTCAGTCCTTTTGAAACTTTGCAGCGGACTTTTTTCCCCAGCCAATGGGAGGGTGGAGATCGAAGGAATCAACCTGGCTACCGCCTCTAAAAAAGTCTCCCAAGCCATGCGGATGAAGATGGGCTTTGTTTTTCAGGAAGCCGCGCTAATCAGTAATATGTCGATCTACGATAACGTGGCGCTGCCTTTACGGTACCATACCGGATTAAAGGAGGCTGAAGTACAAGCCCGGGTTGCTGAAAAAATGAACCTTTTCGAAGTGGACCGGCAATATGACCGCTCCATCCCTGCCCAGTTGAGCCTGGGAATGCGAAAGCGAGCGGCTTTGGCCAGGGCCCTGGTCCTGGAACCCGAACTTCTTTTTCTGGACGAACCGGGTACAGGCTTAGGGGGAGAAGCCGAATATCTGGTCTTCAAAGTTTTAAAGGAGTATCATAGGCAAACCCGGGCAAGCTTTTTGATGGTCACAAGCGAAGGGCATTCTGCTTTTACCATTGCTGACCGTATCGGCCTCCTGGAAAACGGGCGTATTGTAGCCGAGGGCCCAGCCCAGGAGATACAGGAGCGGTTGGCTAAGGTGAAACAGCCGGGGTCTTAG
- a CDS encoding MlaD family protein, translated as MQMYFRIKHFDRYVGIFVILALALIVVKLVFIARGQKWFEKRYYYSVVFNKVPGLKPGTGVTISGMEVGNIKSLRLNPQSKVELTLEILETYKDNIRQDSQATIVSTLLGAKTIEVTMGSPDQPPLPVGGTLVSLEPKELTDILKEVDVKTPLKKLDEALENLRSVTGKLNNPQGKLFTLLTNVEFITAQLKNGQGSMGAILQDKKMHGEITAAIDSIRRSAAHVEEATQNASQFSRDLPRVMAEIDRTLKEIPTVLDDIKRAAADLPQVTKDVLKATGEAPAITENVKDITKDMKAITGSVKKAAPEIPDLLASTHESVEEAEKLIQGLQNHWLLRGSMPKTRSDTPLEIGQRESPYEKKGENSR; from the coding sequence ATGCAGATGTATTTTCGCATCAAACATTTCGATCGCTACGTGGGAATCTTTGTGATCCTCGCCCTGGCCCTGATCGTCGTAAAGCTGGTCTTCATCGCCCGGGGGCAGAAGTGGTTCGAGAAACGTTACTACTACTCGGTGGTATTCAATAAGGTCCCCGGCCTGAAGCCGGGTACGGGAGTGACCATTTCCGGCATGGAAGTAGGCAATATAAAATCGCTTCGCCTGAATCCCCAGAGTAAGGTAGAATTGACCCTGGAGATTCTGGAGACCTACAAGGACAACATCCGCCAAGATTCCCAGGCGACGATTGTCAGCACTCTCCTTGGCGCTAAAACGATCGAGGTCACCATGGGCTCACCGGACCAGCCGCCTCTTCCGGTAGGAGGAACTCTCGTTTCCCTGGAGCCCAAGGAACTGACCGATATCCTGAAAGAGGTCGATGTTAAGACTCCCCTCAAGAAGCTGGACGAAGCCCTGGAAAACCTGAGGTCCGTAACAGGAAAACTCAATAACCCGCAGGGAAAACTTTTCACTCTACTGACCAATGTGGAATTTATCACCGCTCAGCTGAAAAACGGCCAGGGAAGCATGGGGGCTATTCTCCAGGACAAGAAGATGCATGGAGAGATTACGGCGGCCATCGACTCCATCCGCCGTTCTGCGGCCCACGTAGAGGAGGCAACGCAGAATGCTTCCCAATTCTCCAGAGACCTGCCGAGGGTGATGGCCGAAATTGACCGAACCTTAAAGGAGATTCCCACGGTTTTAGACGATATAAAAAGGGCCGCTGCCGACCTGCCCCAAGTCACGAAAGATGTACTGAAAGCCACAGGAGAGGCGCCGGCGATCACAGAAAATGTGAAGGATATTACCAAAGACATGAAGGCCATCACGGGGAGTGTGAAGAAGGCTGCCCCGGAGATTCCCGATTTGCTGGCTTCAACCCACGAAAGTGTGGAGGAAGCGGAAAAATTAATCCAGGGGCTACAGAATCACTGGCTGCTCAGGGGCTCGATGCCCAAAACCCGGAGCGACACGCCGTTAGAGATCGGCCAGCGGGAGAGCCCGTATGAAAAGAAGGGGGAAAATTCTCGATGA
- a CDS encoding cytochrome c biogenesis protein CcdA, whose product MSGAQDLSFYLAFAAGVLSFLSPCVLPLVPSYVAFLTGLSFEELTYEHPKQKMRRIILSHSLLFILGFSVLFTILGASATLIGQFLAAHRDTIRIVGGILVILFGLFISGVFSWAFLQQEKKLHLRAKPLGYLGSFLVGVTFAAGWTPCVGPILSSILLYASTVEDMRSGILLLIFYSLGLGLPFFACSLALNSFLSVFQKARRYLGVFNKVGGVLLVIVGILLLTNSFEFLNEVLGRWLPALTLK is encoded by the coding sequence ATGAGCGGAGCCCAGGACCTTTCTTTTTACCTTGCTTTTGCCGCCGGAGTTTTATCCTTTCTCTCTCCCTGTGTTTTGCCTTTGGTGCCTTCCTACGTGGCTTTCCTCACCGGCCTTTCCTTCGAAGAACTCACCTATGAACATCCGAAGCAGAAAATGCGCCGGATTATCCTTAGCCATTCTTTGCTTTTCATCTTAGGGTTCAGCGTACTTTTCACCATCCTGGGAGCTTCGGCTACGCTCATCGGCCAATTCCTGGCAGCCCACCGAGACACCATCCGCATCGTGGGTGGAATTTTAGTCATCCTCTTCGGCCTTTTCATCAGTGGGGTTTTCTCTTGGGCTTTTTTGCAACAGGAGAAGAAATTGCACCTCCGCGCCAAACCTTTGGGGTACCTGGGTTCCTTCTTAGTTGGCGTGACCTTCGCTGCTGGCTGGACCCCCTGTGTCGGCCCGATCCTCTCCTCCATCCTGCTTTATGCCAGCACGGTCGAGGACATGCGCTCGGGGATTTTACTCCTGATTTTCTATTCTTTAGGGTTAGGGCTTCCCTTTTTCGCCTGTTCTTTGGCCCTGAATTCCTTCCTGAGCGTCTTCCAGAAAGCCCGTAGATACCTTGGAGTATTCAACAAGGTGGGTGGAGTCCTCTTGGTCATTGTGGGTATCCTCTTGCTGACCAATTCTTTCGAATTCCTAAACGAAGTCCTGGGTCGATGGCTCCCAGCGCTGACGTTGAAGTGA